Proteins encoded together in one Nostoc sp. PCC 7524 window:
- a CDS encoding ligand-binding sensor domain-containing protein, translated as MALDSVSKGNFAVVLLRKRTNLLMTSILLGLIVVPSMAVKAQNSDNNAPSPITPEIKPSELAPSYPASAPPPRVDPLPNERGLQERSVETDYRVSNLLGDFAGNLWVGSWRGLSRIDPKTGKILARVSLPNTAIGALAQDKVGRLWVGSYEGLIRVEPRTNEISAQNLFLPSKRVLSLLVDKRGYLWAGTDSGLALISPDQGLIMTTIKNLPGVSANTMTLDAEGQLWVGTLDGIVRVNTASALIMKRINDLPGTTVQTLAISPEGLIWAGMPNNLLVINPKTGVVLRSVARLRGKNVTAVSFSKDGSVWVGTHNGLLRLNPNTGAVLDEVAGLPSSRVLTLVPDIANKLWVGTTEGLAWLMPKMNSAKPHLAFSRAVK; from the coding sequence ATGGCTTTAGATAGTGTCTCCAAAGGAAATTTCGCCGTGGTATTACTTCGCAAACGTACTAATTTACTGATGACTTCTATATTGTTGGGGTTGATAGTGGTGCCGAGCATGGCAGTTAAAGCCCAAAACTCTGACAATAATGCACCATCGCCAATAACCCCTGAGATTAAACCATCGGAATTAGCTCCTTCCTATCCTGCGTCTGCACCGCCGCCACGAGTAGACCCCTTACCTAATGAACGGGGGTTGCAAGAGCGTTCCGTAGAAACTGATTATCGTGTTAGTAACTTGCTGGGAGATTTTGCGGGTAATCTCTGGGTAGGTTCTTGGCGAGGATTATCGCGGATTGACCCCAAAACAGGTAAGATTTTGGCGCGTGTTAGTCTGCCCAATACGGCTATTGGAGCTTTAGCCCAAGATAAAGTAGGACGTTTATGGGTGGGAAGTTATGAAGGGCTGATACGAGTAGAACCCCGTACTAATGAAATTTCAGCACAAAATTTATTTTTACCTTCTAAACGGGTATTGTCATTACTTGTTGACAAGCGCGGTTATTTGTGGGCTGGGACTGATAGTGGTTTAGCTTTAATTAGTCCCGACCAAGGCTTAATTATGACCACAATCAAAAATTTGCCTGGTGTCAGTGCCAACACCATGACTTTAGATGCTGAAGGTCAATTGTGGGTTGGGACTTTAGATGGCATAGTCCGAGTTAATACCGCCAGCGCCTTGATTATGAAGCGTATCAATGATTTACCGGGTACAACCGTACAGACTTTAGCTATTAGTCCAGAAGGGTTAATTTGGGCAGGAATGCCGAATAATTTATTGGTGATTAACCCTAAAACTGGAGTAGTGTTGCGGTCTGTGGCTCGTTTACGCGGCAAGAATGTTACAGCCGTCAGTTTTTCTAAAGATGGTAGTGTTTGGGTAGGGACTCACAATGGTTTGTTACGATTAAATCCAAACACAGGCGCTGTGTTAGATGAAGTTGCTGGTCTGCCTTCAAGTCGAGTGTTAACACTTGTACCCGACATCGCTAATAAATTATGGGTTGGAACAACTGAAGGTCTGGCTTGGTTAATGCCCAAAATGAACAGTGCAAAACCTCATCTGGCTTTCAGTCGTGCTGTGAAGTGA
- a CDS encoding form I ribulose bisphosphate carboxylase large subunit translates to MSYAQTKTQSKAGYQAGVKDYRLTYYTPDYTPKDTDILAAFRVTPQPGVPPEEAGAAVAAESSTGTWTTVWTDLLTDLDRYKGRCYDIEPVPGEDNQFIAYIAYPLDLFEEGSVTNMFTSIVGNVFGFKALRALRLEDLRIPVAYLKTFQGPPHGIQVERDKLNKYGRPLLGCTIKPKLGLSAKNYGRAVYECLRGGLDFTKDDENINSAPFQRWRDRFLFVADAIHKSQAETGEIKGHYLNVTAPTCEEMLKRAEYAKELGMPIIMHDYLTAGFTANTTLARWCRDNGLLLHIHRAMHAVIDRQKNHGIHFRVLAKALRMSGGDHIHTGTVVGKLEGDRAITMGFVDLLRENYVEQDKSRGIYFTQDWASMPGVMAVASGGIHVWHMPALVEIFGDDSVLQFGGGTLGHPWGNAPGATANRVALEACIQARNEGRNLAREGNDVIREAAKWSPELAAACELWKEIKFEFEAMDTV, encoded by the coding sequence ATGTCTTACGCTCAAACGAAGACTCAGTCAAAAGCTGGGTATCAAGCCGGGGTTAAAGATTACAGACTAACTTATTACACACCAGATTACACACCTAAAGATACAGATATTCTGGCGGCATTCCGTGTTACACCTCAGCCCGGAGTTCCTCCTGAAGAAGCAGGTGCGGCTGTAGCGGCTGAGTCTTCCACTGGTACTTGGACAACTGTGTGGACCGACTTGTTGACCGATCTAGATCGCTACAAAGGTCGTTGCTACGACATCGAACCAGTTCCCGGCGAAGACAACCAATTTATTGCCTACATTGCCTATCCTCTGGATCTGTTTGAAGAAGGTTCTGTAACCAATATGTTTACCTCCATCGTAGGTAACGTATTCGGTTTTAAAGCATTGCGGGCGTTACGTCTAGAAGACTTACGCATTCCCGTTGCTTACCTGAAGACCTTCCAAGGTCCTCCCCACGGTATTCAAGTTGAGCGTGACAAATTAAACAAATACGGTCGTCCTTTGTTGGGTTGTACCATTAAACCCAAATTAGGTTTGTCTGCTAAAAACTACGGTCGTGCAGTATACGAATGTTTGCGCGGTGGTTTGGACTTCACCAAAGACGACGAAAACATTAACTCCGCACCTTTCCAACGTTGGCGCGATCGCTTCTTGTTCGTAGCTGATGCTATCCACAAATCTCAAGCAGAAACCGGCGAAATCAAAGGTCACTACCTAAACGTCACCGCTCCTACCTGCGAAGAAATGTTGAAGCGGGCTGAGTACGCTAAAGAACTCGGTATGCCCATCATCATGCACGACTACCTAACCGCAGGTTTCACCGCTAACACCACCTTGGCTCGTTGGTGTCGTGACAACGGTTTGTTACTGCACATCCACCGCGCGATGCACGCTGTAATCGACCGTCAAAAGAACCACGGTATCCACTTCCGTGTATTGGCTAAAGCACTACGTATGTCTGGTGGTGATCACATCCACACCGGTACAGTTGTAGGTAAATTGGAAGGCGATCGCGCCATCACAATGGGCTTCGTCGATTTGTTGCGTGAAAACTACGTTGAGCAAGACAAGTCTCGCGGTATCTACTTCACCCAAGACTGGGCTTCCATGCCTGGTGTAATGGCAGTTGCTTCCGGTGGTATCCACGTATGGCATATGCCCGCACTGGTAGAAATCTTCGGTGACGACTCCGTACTGCAATTCGGTGGTGGTACACTCGGACACCCCTGGGGTAACGCTCCTGGTGCAACCGCTAACCGTGTGGCTCTGGAAGCTTGTATCCAAGCTCGTAACGAAGGCCGTAACTTGGCTCGTGAAGGTAACGACGTTATCCGTGAAGCTGCTAAGTGGTCTCCTGAATTGGCTGCTGCTTGCGAACTGTGGAAAGAAATCAAGTTCGAGTTTGAGGCAATGGATACCGTCTGA
- the rcbX gene encoding RuBisCO chaperone RbcX — protein MDLKQIAKDTAKTLQSYLTYQALRTVLAQLSETNPPLAHWLQNFSAGKIQDGEAYLDQLFREKPDLALRIMTVREHIAEEVTEFLPEMVLSGIQKANMEQRRQHLERMTQLSLSHPSPESEQQKISDPDWDNLSS, from the coding sequence ATGGATCTCAAGCAAATTGCGAAAGACACAGCCAAAACTCTCCAAAGCTACCTGACTTATCAGGCACTAAGGACAGTTTTGGCACAGCTGAGCGAAACGAATCCTCCGTTAGCACATTGGCTGCAAAACTTTTCCGCAGGTAAAATCCAGGACGGAGAAGCTTACCTTGATCAACTTTTTCGGGAAAAGCCGGATTTAGCACTGCGGATTATGACTGTCAGAGAACACATTGCAGAGGAAGTAACAGAGTTCTTACCTGAAATGGTTCTGAGTGGCATTCAAAAAGCCAACATGGAACAACGTCGCCAGCACTTAGAACGCATGACACAGCTGAGTTTATCTCATCCCAGTCCTGAATCAGAACAGCAAAAAATTTCCGATCCTGATTGGGATAACTTATCCAGTTAG
- a CDS encoding ribulose bisphosphate carboxylase small subunit, with translation MQTLPKERRYETLSYLPPLSDAQIAKQVQYILNQGYIPAIEFNETSEPTEFYWTMWKLPLFGAKSTQEVLGEVQACRSQYGNCYIRVVGFDNIKQCQVLSFIVHKPSRY, from the coding sequence ATGCAAACTTTACCAAAAGAGCGTCGTTACGAAACCCTGTCTTACCTGCCTCCCCTCAGCGACGCGCAAATTGCCAAGCAAGTCCAATACATTCTCAATCAAGGGTACATTCCTGCGATCGAATTCAACGAAACCTCTGAACCCACCGAATTTTATTGGACAATGTGGAAGCTACCTTTGTTTGGTGCTAAATCCACTCAAGAAGTTTTGGGTGAAGTTCAAGCTTGCCGTTCCCAGTACGGTAACTGCTACATCCGTGTTGTAGGTTTCGACAACATCAAACAGTGCCAAGTTCTCAGCTTTATCGTTCACAAACCCAGCAGATACTAA
- a CDS encoding restriction endonuclease, with product MTLAISVLSQLIRRKYSGIMDKDLQTTLATILSQYQNSFINKVYVDENEDYDILMNVFSLTPDMKRENRQYWGRELGMCWQLIVTRICQYTCDNFQPALKIDNDEPCDLIVGQYAIDTKYRIGSGDSGTLKKFRYYGNLLSNRGYIPTLLILRNDNLPAAIQACISGRWNILTGTASLDFIQQISGFDIKFFLESNAGKYAVRSNT from the coding sequence ATGACTCTGGCAATTAGTGTATTGTCTCAACTCATCAGGAGAAAATATTCAGGAATAATGGACAAAGATTTACAAACAACACTAGCAACAATATTATCTCAATACCAAAACTCATTTATTAATAAGGTTTATGTCGATGAAAATGAAGACTACGATATTTTAATGAATGTGTTTTCTCTTACCCCAGATATGAAACGCGAAAATCGCCAGTATTGGGGACGCGAGCTAGGGATGTGTTGGCAGTTAATTGTTACTAGAATATGTCAGTATACCTGTGATAATTTTCAACCTGCTTTAAAAATTGATAATGATGAGCCATGCGATTTAATAGTTGGACAATATGCTATTGATACTAAATATCGTATCGGTTCTGGCGATTCAGGAACACTAAAAAAATTTAGATATTATGGTAATTTACTAAGTAATAGAGGCTATATACCAACATTACTGATATTAAGGAATGATAATTTACCTGCGGCAATTCAAGCCTGCATATCTGGTAGGTGGAATATTTTAACAGGAACAGCAAGCCTTGATTTCATACAACAAATTTCTGGATTTGATATTAAATTTTTCTTAGAAAGTAACGCGGGGAAATACGCTGTTCGCAGCAACACTTAG
- a CDS encoding GDSL-type esterase/lipase family protein: MYTKTRLCFVGESFVNGTGDPECLGWTGRICVNANRKGYDITYYNLGVRRETSTELRHRWLREVSYRLPPEYDGRVVFSFGVNDTTIENGKTRVAITESIENIQMILSETKQLYPVLMVSPPPCGDREQNQRIANLSQEFAKVCHELNVPYLNVFSILEKSTVWLEEAINNDGAHPKAAGYTEFAQLVDNWDAWVNWFR; this comes from the coding sequence ATGTACACAAAAACCAGACTTTGTTTTGTTGGAGAATCGTTTGTTAATGGTACAGGTGATCCAGAGTGCCTTGGTTGGACAGGTAGAATATGTGTAAATGCCAATAGAAAAGGTTATGATATCACGTACTATAATTTAGGTGTAAGAAGAGAAACGAGTACAGAACTGAGACATCGCTGGCTGAGAGAAGTTTCTTATCGTCTACCACCAGAGTATGACGGTAGAGTTGTATTTTCTTTCGGTGTAAACGACACGACTATAGAGAATGGTAAAACTCGTGTTGCAATTACAGAATCAATTGAAAATATTCAGATGATTTTGAGTGAGACAAAACAGTTATATCCTGTTTTAATGGTTAGTCCTCCGCCATGTGGAGATAGAGAACAGAATCAAAGAATTGCTAATTTATCTCAAGAGTTTGCAAAAGTTTGTCACGAATTAAATGTCCCTTATCTCAACGTTTTTTCGATATTAGAAAAGTCAACTGTTTGGCTAGAAGAAGCAATAAATAATGATGGCGCTCATCCCAAAGCCGCAGGTTATACAGAATTTGCCCAACTTGTTGATAATTGGGATGCTTGGGTGAATTGGTTTAGATAA
- a CDS encoding type II toxin-antitoxin system Phd/YefM family antitoxin: MTQITLSEASQHLPDLIEAALGGEEIIIMKDNQPVVKLTPVEPVKRQRQPGSAKGLITIADDFDAPLEDFQEYM, from the coding sequence ATGACCCAAATTACTTTATCTGAAGCATCTCAACACTTACCAGACTTGATCGAAGCTGCACTAGGTGGCGAAGAAATTATCATTATGAAAGATAATCAGCCTGTTGTAAAATTAACTCCTGTAGAGCCAGTTAAACGTCAGCGTCAACCAGGAAGTGCTAAAGGCTTAATTACAATAGCTGATGACTTTGACGCACCTTTAGAAGATTTTCAGGAATATATGTGA